The following are encoded together in the Ictalurus punctatus breed USDA103 chromosome 1, Coco_2.0, whole genome shotgun sequence genome:
- the nog2 gene encoding noggin-2 — MRLSRALLLVCALLTLVLLVCARRGADAAQRYLRVRPSPSEHLPVPDLKEDPDPEYDPREQDLSERALRKKLGSGFDGDFMSVSAPAQLLVMNTTTASPGSSAYAHAPSGAMPAEIRRLDLTQTPYGLRVKMGKKARRKFLQWLWTHTHCPVVHVWKDLGVRFWPRYIKEGHCFSERSCSLPEGMFCKPAKSVTKTFLRWYCQGFMPQKYCTWIPVHYPIISECKCSC; from the coding sequence ATGCGACTATCCCGCGCGCTGCTACTTGTGTGCGCGTTGCTGACACTCGTGCTGCTGGTGTGCGCGCGCCGCGGCGCCGACGCCGCTCAACGTTACCTTAGGGTTCGCCCTTCGCCGAGCGAGCACCTGCCCGTACCGGACCTGAAAGAGGACCCGGACCCGGAGTACGACCCGCGCGAGCAGGACCTGTCCGAGCGCGCGCTGCGTAAGAAACTGGGCAGCGGCTTCGACGGCGACTTCATGTCCGTGAGCGCGCCCGCGCAGCTGCTCGTCATGAACACCACCACCGCGAGCCCGGGTTCCTCCGCGTACGCTCACGCGCCCAGCGGCGCCATGCCGGCCGAGATCAGGAGGCTGGACCTCACGCAGACGCCATACGGGCTCCGCGTGAAGATGGGCAAGAAGGCGCGGCGAAAGTTCCTGCAGTGGCTGTGGACGCACACGCACTGCCCCGTCGTCCACGTGTGGAAGGACCTCGGCGTGCGCTTCTGGCCGCGCTACATCAAAGAGGGGCACTGCTTCAGCGAGCGCTCGTGTTCACTACCCGAGGGTATGTTCTGCAAACCGGCCAAGTCCGTCACCAAGACGTTCCTGCGCTGGTACTGCCAGGGCTTCATGCCCCAGAAATACTGCACGTGGATCCCCGTGCACTACCCCATCATCTCTGAGTGCAAGTGCTCCTGCTGA